The Urbifossiella limnaea genome has a window encoding:
- a CDS encoding amino acid adenylation domain-containing protein produces MASLPNTIHELFEAQAAAQPDAVAVECDGRELSYGALNARADLLAQKLGGLGVGPGKVVGLCLDRSLDMVTAVLGILKAGGAYLPLDPAYPAQRLSFMLADAGAAALLTQRDLAATAPEYGGPRVVLDDPAWEAGVGAAPPPGGAGPDDPAYVIYTSGSTGTPKGVVVTHANVVRLFAVTDPWFRFGPADVWAIFHSISFDVSVFEFWAALGHGGRLVVVPFGVSRAPHDLYRLLRTSRVTGLCQTPSAFRQLIRAEEALGVAPDLALRWVVLAGEAVEVQGLRPWFDRHGDQSPVLVNMYGPTETTVYSTYRPLSVADLSVPLKGSPIGHPLPDLRIHVLDEHRRPAAAGEVGEMYIAGAGVARGYLNRPELTAERFLPDPFAADPGERMYKSGDLARLLPDGQIEFLGRADGQIKLRGFRIELGEIEAAIAAQPAVSESVVVVGDDPAGGRRLVAYVAPRGGAVIDPQALKTRLRESLPEYMIPAAVVVLGTLPLTPNGKLDRAALPALESAAPAAPPAPAVANDLERQIQGVWRRHLCRDVAPEDNFFDLGGTSLHLAEVHVELQNAHGTMPITVLFEHPTVRSLARRLAGTGVADPAVAAARERARSQKLAMTRRRGVS; encoded by the coding sequence ATGGCGTCGCTGCCGAACACGATCCACGAGTTGTTCGAGGCGCAGGCCGCCGCGCAGCCCGACGCGGTCGCGGTCGAGTGTGACGGCCGGGAACTTAGCTACGGGGCCCTGAACGCCCGCGCGGATTTGCTCGCCCAAAAGCTCGGCGGCCTCGGGGTCGGGCCGGGCAAGGTCGTCGGGCTGTGTCTGGATCGCTCGCTCGACATGGTCACCGCCGTACTCGGCATCCTCAAGGCCGGCGGCGCCTACCTTCCCCTCGACCCCGCCTACCCGGCCCAGCGGCTCTCGTTCATGCTCGCCGACGCCGGCGCGGCGGCGCTGCTGACCCAGCGGGACCTGGCGGCCACGGCCCCCGAATACGGCGGCCCGCGGGTCGTCCTCGACGACCCGGCGTGGGAGGCCGGGGTCGGCGCCGCCCCGCCGCCCGGGGGAGCGGGCCCGGACGACCCGGCCTACGTCATCTACACGTCGGGATCGACCGGCACCCCGAAGGGGGTCGTGGTCACCCACGCGAACGTCGTCCGCCTGTTCGCCGTGACCGACCCGTGGTTCCGGTTCGGCCCGGCGGACGTCTGGGCGATCTTCCACTCCATCTCGTTCGACGTCTCGGTGTTCGAGTTCTGGGCCGCCCTGGGCCACGGCGGCCGCCTCGTGGTGGTGCCGTTCGGTGTCAGCCGCGCGCCCCACGACCTGTACCGCCTCCTGCGCACCAGCCGGGTGACGGGCCTGTGCCAGACCCCGTCGGCATTCCGCCAGCTGATCCGGGCCGAGGAGGCCCTCGGCGTGGCCCCCGACCTCGCGCTGCGGTGGGTGGTGCTCGCCGGCGAGGCGGTCGAGGTTCAGGGGCTGCGGCCCTGGTTCGACCGGCACGGCGACCAGTCGCCGGTGCTGGTCAACATGTACGGCCCGACGGAGACGACCGTCTACTCGACGTACCGGCCGCTGTCCGTGGCCGACCTGTCCGTCCCGCTGAAGGGGAGCCCGATCGGCCACCCGCTGCCGGACCTGCGAATCCACGTGCTCGACGAGCACCGGCGGCCCGCCGCGGCCGGCGAGGTGGGTGAGATGTACATCGCCGGGGCGGGCGTGGCGCGGGGCTACCTGAACCGGCCGGAGCTCACCGCCGAGCGGTTCCTCCCCGACCCGTTCGCCGCCGACCCGGGCGAGCGGATGTACAAGAGCGGCGACCTCGCGCGGCTCCTGCCGGACGGGCAGATCGAGTTCCTCGGCCGGGCCGACGGGCAGATCAAGCTCCGCGGGTTCCGGATCGAGCTCGGGGAGATCGAGGCGGCGATCGCCGCCCAGCCGGCCGTGAGCGAGTCAGTGGTGGTGGTCGGCGACGACCCGGCGGGGGGCCGCCGGCTAGTCGCGTACGTCGCCCCCCGGGGTGGCGCGGTGATCGACCCGCAGGCTCTCAAGACCCGGCTCCGGGAGTCGCTCCCCGAGTACATGATCCCGGCGGCCGTGGTCGTCCTCGGCACCCTGCCGCTGACGCCCAACGGGAAGCTGGACCGGGCCGCCCTCCCGGCTCTCGAGAGCGCCGCCCCGGCGGCCCCGCCGGCCCCGGCCGTGGCCAACGACCTCGAGCGCCAGATTCAGGGGGTGTGGCGCCGCCACCTCTGCCGCGACGTGGCGCCTGAGGACAACTTCTTCGACCTGGGCGGCACCTCCCTCCACCTGGCGGAGGTGCACGTCGAGTTGCAGAATGCCCACGGCACGATGCCGATCACCGTCCTGTTCGAGCACCCGACCGTGCGGTCGCTGGCCCGCCGGCTGGCCGGTACCGGCGTGGCCGATCCCGCCGTGGCCGCGGCCCGGGAGCGGGCCCGCAGTCAGAAACTGGCCATGACCCGGCGGAGGGGCGTGTCGTGA
- a CDS encoding non-ribosomal peptide synthetase/type I polyketide synthase: MSDHADAAAGLPSTDIAVVGMSGRWPGAGTPAHLWRNYRDGVECISRFPAEELEVAGAAEQNARPGYVRARSVLADVDQFDAGFFGILPTEAERLDPQFRIFLECCWEALEDAGYDPGAYPGAIGVIAGCAINTYLMRNLCTDRQSVEEFTAAYPMGKFATMLGAMADTLTSRVSYKLNLRGPSFTLLSTCSTSLVAVSQACQSLLSYQSDMVLTGGVAVTFPQKRGHVYQEGGMGTADGYCRPFEARATGTVFGSGAGVVLLKRLDDALAAGDHVYAVIKGFAVNNDGSGKVGYTAPSVDGQAQVIAQAQALAGVSPDTIGYLEAHGTATPLGDPIEFTALTRAFRAETQARQFCAIGTIKRNLGHLEMASGVTGLIAAAQALAHRQLPPAADFGEPNPHLDLANSPFYVNTRLAGWPAGSAPRRAGVSSFGLGGTNAHVVLEEAPPVPAPVARPAHLLLLSARSAAALEKATDNLASHLRDHPKADLAAVAYTLQAGRRAFDHRRAVRCTDAAEAVRALETRDRTRVQTRACTGAPAPVVFMFPGQGSQYTGMGAGLYESDAGFRADIDTCATLLQPHLGADLREALFAGPGAPLDLRQTRFAQPALFVLGYATARLWERWGVVPQAMIGHSVGEFVAATLAGVFALEDALAVVAARGRMAQEQPPGAMLSVRLSHAEVLPWLTDEISLAAVNAPQLSVVAGPDAAVAELEQKLAAAGVAAMRLATSHAFHSAMMDPVVGPFTDMLRGIRLNPPTRPILSSVTGDWLRPEEATDPAYWGRHLREAVLFSKCVEQLRAEPGRLLLEVGPGSVLCKLARQHRDAAGGPAVPSLPDAPGDRADSLTILAAAGTLWLHGVKPDWKAMAGPGARRCPLPTYPFERKRYWVDPPAPAAAAPTPVATPTPTLPPTLEPQPEAVVPAAAPARTGRLRAEIIDILQRLSGMDLAGTDGTTFLELGFDSLFLTQVAQELVNRFGVKVTFRQLLDQESSPDALAAYLDAKMPPDAPAVPAPAAVAAPAPAAVAPTVSAPQPVAALPAVQLTDGTGGLEGIIRAQLQAMSQLMANQLEVVRGGAPTAVATPTPAVIPVPVVSAPAPAAAAKPSANGTDTREYKAQGRFKSIQRGPTGGLTDRQKAHLDDLVRRMNAKTPGSKKLAQERRPILADPRTAAGFRSLWKEMVYPIAAVRSRGSKIWDVDGNEYIDLVNGFGPIMLGHSPDFVTEAVAAQLKEGFETGPSTPLAGECAELIRELTGNERTTFCNTGSEAVMAAMRLARTVTGRKKVVMFAGDYHGTFDEVLVKGVVRGGAPHSLPMAPGVCPEAVSNIVVLEYGEPSALEYIRANARELAAVMVEPVQSRHPGLRPVEFLREVRRITEDAGAALIIDEVVTGFRVHPGGVQALFDIRADLVTYGKVAGGGMPVGILCGKAKFMDALDGGMWQFGDDSFPEVGVTFFAGTFVRHPLAMAAVRAVLRHLKAAGPELQRKLGERVAALAHEVNGVFKEYGVPAEVEQFSSWFYFAFPSDQPYASLLHYHLREKGVFILEGFGCFLTTAHTEADYAAVVRAFQESAAELQAAGFLPEPAGAPPQPAPAPAADLPAEVLMTEPQFEILVSARLGDEETCAFNEAVALHFRGALDVPALRDSLTALVARHDALRATFEPGGETFRVRDPFPLDLPVVDLSDRPEADREAGLTERVRADAARPFDLAAGPLVRAALVKLGPDRHTLLFTSHHIVFDGWSANVVLDELAAIYAARVAGTAPALPPAPSFRQYALDQQRWKRSPERAAVEAWWVSKFQTPVTPLELPTDRPRGAVKSFNGDTARRTIGPEAAARVKKFGARQGCTLFATLLAGFKTLVHRLSGQSDIVVGIPAAGQSLLADSALVGQGVNFLPLRTSFDGDPAVGALLKAVRAMTLDAYDHQNYTFGSLVRKLAVRRDPSRLPLVEIQFNLEKLGAGLTFPGLEAEVDPCPKAFVNFDLFLNVVETPTGLLLDCDFNTDLFDRETVERWMGHFETLLESMAADPDQPVSAVNLLSDAERRRLVDEWNATQSDFPRDLCAHQLIEAQAARTPDAVAVVAGGRQLTYAELDRGANRLAHVLRGRGVGVGSRVAICLDRSPDMVVAVFGVLKAGAAYIPLDPEFPPERIAMVVEDADPALILTRREIAATLSLPAAKAVCVDATRPELEAAPDTRLPSAAAPSDLAYVIFTSGSTGKPKGVEIPHQAVVNFLVSMARQPGLGADDVLLAVTTLSFDIAVLELYLPLMVGGRVVVATRDDAMDGNRLLALLGSSGATVMQATPATWRLLLEAGWVGGTGLKVLCGGEALPRDLADELLARAGAVWNMYGPTETTVWSATSPVEPGPEPVRVGPPIANTEFYVLDGRGRPVPLGVAGELHIGGDGLARGYWNRPELTTDRFVADSFRPAPGRRLYKTGDLVRPRADGTLEFLGRLDNQVKIRGFRIETGDVEAAIKRYAGLVDCVVVVREDVPGHKQLVAYIVAAGAPPSPADLRRHLGALLPGYMVPSAFVPLAALPQTPNGKIDRRALPAPEAAVAAAGERVLPRTEEQKLLADVCAAVLKQPAVYLDDNLFDLGLDSLRLFQIVARAKDRGLNLTVKQILTGQTVAVISAGLASAAAQPAEPALVAARRDNYRFNRPKTEVLG, from the coding sequence GTGAGTGACCACGCGGACGCCGCGGCCGGGTTGCCCAGCACCGACATCGCCGTGGTCGGCATGTCCGGCCGCTGGCCCGGGGCCGGCACACCCGCCCACCTGTGGCGGAACTACCGGGACGGGGTGGAGTGCATCTCCCGGTTCCCGGCCGAGGAGCTCGAAGTCGCGGGGGCGGCCGAACAGAACGCCCGGCCCGGGTACGTCCGGGCCCGGTCGGTCCTCGCCGACGTCGACCAGTTCGACGCCGGGTTCTTCGGCATCCTGCCCACGGAGGCCGAGCGCCTCGACCCGCAGTTCCGCATCTTCCTCGAGTGCTGCTGGGAGGCCCTCGAGGACGCCGGGTACGACCCCGGCGCCTACCCCGGGGCGATCGGGGTGATCGCCGGCTGCGCCATCAACACCTACCTGATGCGCAACCTCTGCACGGACCGCCAGTCCGTCGAGGAGTTCACCGCCGCGTACCCGATGGGGAAGTTCGCGACGATGCTCGGGGCGATGGCCGACACCCTCACCAGCCGCGTGTCGTACAAGCTGAACCTCCGCGGCCCGAGCTTCACCCTGCTGTCGACCTGCTCCACCTCGCTGGTCGCCGTCAGCCAGGCCTGCCAGAGCCTGCTCAGCTACCAGAGCGACATGGTGCTGACCGGCGGGGTGGCCGTCACCTTTCCGCAGAAGCGCGGCCACGTCTACCAGGAAGGCGGGATGGGGACGGCCGACGGGTACTGCCGCCCGTTCGAGGCCCGGGCGACCGGGACGGTATTCGGCAGCGGGGCCGGCGTGGTCCTCCTCAAGCGGCTCGACGACGCCCTCGCCGCCGGCGACCACGTGTACGCCGTCATCAAGGGGTTCGCCGTCAACAACGACGGGTCCGGCAAGGTCGGGTACACCGCGCCGAGCGTGGACGGCCAGGCCCAGGTGATCGCCCAGGCGCAGGCGCTCGCGGGCGTGTCCCCGGACACGATCGGGTACCTGGAGGCGCACGGCACCGCCACTCCGCTGGGCGACCCGATCGAGTTCACCGCCCTGACTCGGGCGTTCCGGGCCGAGACCCAGGCCCGACAGTTCTGCGCCATCGGCACGATCAAGCGGAACCTCGGCCACCTGGAGATGGCCTCCGGAGTGACCGGGCTGATCGCCGCCGCCCAGGCCCTGGCCCACCGCCAGCTCCCGCCGGCGGCCGACTTCGGCGAGCCCAACCCGCACCTCGACCTGGCAAACAGCCCGTTCTACGTCAACACCCGGCTCGCCGGGTGGCCCGCCGGGTCGGCCCCGCGGCGGGCTGGGGTGAGCTCGTTCGGGCTCGGCGGGACCAACGCCCATGTCGTGCTGGAGGAGGCGCCGCCGGTGCCCGCCCCGGTGGCCCGGCCGGCTCACTTGCTGCTCCTCTCGGCCCGGTCGGCCGCGGCCCTGGAAAAGGCCACCGACAACCTCGCCTCGCACCTGCGCGACCACCCCAAAGCCGACCTCGCGGCCGTCGCCTACACCCTCCAGGCCGGCCGGCGGGCGTTCGACCACCGCCGGGCGGTCCGGTGCACGGACGCGGCCGAGGCCGTCCGCGCCCTGGAGACCCGCGACCGCACCCGCGTCCAGACCCGGGCCTGCACCGGCGCGCCGGCCCCGGTCGTTTTCATGTTCCCCGGCCAGGGGTCGCAGTACACCGGCATGGGGGCCGGGCTGTACGAGTCCGACGCCGGGTTCCGGGCGGACATCGACACCTGCGCCACTCTGCTCCAGCCCCACCTCGGGGCGGACCTCCGCGAGGCCCTCTTCGCCGGCCCGGGCGCGCCGCTCGACCTGCGGCAGACTCGCTTCGCCCAGCCGGCCCTGTTCGTGCTCGGGTACGCCACCGCCCGACTCTGGGAGCGGTGGGGCGTCGTGCCGCAGGCGATGATCGGGCACAGCGTCGGCGAGTTCGTCGCCGCCACCCTTGCCGGCGTCTTCGCGCTGGAGGACGCCCTGGCCGTGGTCGCCGCCCGCGGGCGGATGGCCCAGGAGCAGCCGCCGGGGGCCATGCTCTCGGTTCGCCTCAGCCACGCCGAGGTCCTGCCCTGGCTGACCGACGAGATTTCGCTCGCGGCGGTGAACGCCCCGCAGCTGAGCGTCGTCGCCGGGCCGGACGCCGCGGTCGCCGAGCTGGAGCAGAAGCTCGCCGCCGCCGGCGTCGCGGCGATGCGGCTGGCCACCAGCCACGCCTTCCACTCGGCGATGATGGACCCGGTGGTCGGCCCGTTCACGGACATGCTCCGCGGGATCCGGTTGAACCCCCCGACGCGCCCGATCCTGTCGAGCGTGACCGGCGACTGGCTCCGGCCCGAGGAGGCGACCGACCCCGCGTACTGGGGCCGCCACCTCCGCGAGGCGGTGCTATTCTCGAAGTGCGTCGAGCAGCTCCGGGCCGAGCCGGGGCGGTTGTTGCTGGAGGTCGGGCCGGGGAGCGTGCTCTGCAAGCTCGCCCGCCAGCACCGCGACGCGGCCGGCGGCCCCGCCGTCCCGTCACTCCCGGACGCCCCCGGCGACCGGGCGGACAGCCTGACGATCCTGGCCGCGGCCGGGACCCTCTGGCTCCACGGCGTGAAGCCGGACTGGAAGGCGATGGCCGGCCCCGGCGCCCGCCGGTGCCCCCTCCCGACGTACCCGTTCGAGCGGAAGCGGTACTGGGTCGACCCGCCCGCCCCTGCCGCCGCCGCCCCGACCCCCGTGGCAACCCCGACCCCGACCCTCCCACCCACCCTCGAGCCCCAACCCGAGGCCGTTGTGCCCGCAGCCGCCCCCGCCCGTACCGGCCGCCTCCGCGCGGAGATCATCGACATCCTCCAGCGGCTGTCCGGGATGGACCTGGCCGGCACCGACGGGACCACCTTCCTGGAACTCGGGTTCGACTCCCTGTTCCTGACCCAGGTGGCACAGGAGTTGGTGAACCGGTTCGGGGTGAAGGTGACGTTCCGCCAGCTGCTCGACCAGGAGTCCAGCCCGGACGCCCTGGCCGCGTACCTCGACGCCAAAATGCCCCCGGACGCCCCCGCGGTCCCCGCCCCGGCTGCTGTCGCGGCCCCGGCTCCCGCGGCCGTCGCCCCGACCGTGTCGGCCCCCCAACCGGTGGCCGCGCTTCCGGCGGTTCAGTTGACGGACGGCACGGGCGGTCTTGAGGGGATCATCCGGGCGCAGCTCCAGGCGATGTCCCAACTGATGGCGAACCAGTTGGAGGTCGTCCGCGGCGGCGCGCCAACGGCGGTCGCGACCCCCACGCCGGCCGTCATTCCGGTCCCGGTGGTGAGCGCCCCCGCGCCGGCGGCGGCCGCCAAGCCGTCGGCGAACGGCACGGACACCCGGGAGTACAAGGCCCAGGGGCGGTTCAAGTCGATCCAGCGCGGCCCGACCGGTGGCCTGACGGACCGCCAGAAGGCTCACCTCGACGACCTCGTCCGCCGGATGAACGCGAAGACGCCGGGGTCCAAGAAGCTGGCGCAGGAGCGCCGGCCGATCCTCGCCGACCCGCGGACCGCGGCCGGGTTCCGGTCGCTGTGGAAGGAAATGGTCTACCCGATCGCGGCCGTCCGGTCGCGCGGGTCGAAGATCTGGGACGTGGACGGGAACGAGTACATCGACCTGGTGAACGGGTTCGGCCCGATCATGCTCGGGCACTCCCCCGACTTCGTCACCGAGGCGGTCGCGGCCCAGCTCAAGGAGGGGTTCGAGACCGGCCCCTCGACCCCCCTGGCCGGCGAGTGTGCCGAACTAATCCGCGAGCTGACGGGGAACGAGCGGACCACCTTCTGCAACACCGGGTCCGAGGCCGTGATGGCCGCGATGCGACTGGCCCGCACGGTGACCGGCCGCAAGAAGGTGGTGATGTTCGCCGGCGACTACCACGGCACGTTTGACGAGGTGCTGGTCAAGGGCGTGGTGCGGGGCGGCGCCCCGCACTCGCTCCCGATGGCCCCGGGCGTCTGCCCCGAGGCGGTGTCGAACATCGTGGTCCTGGAGTACGGCGAGCCGTCGGCGCTGGAGTACATCCGGGCGAACGCCCGCGAGCTAGCCGCCGTCATGGTCGAGCCGGTGCAGAGCCGGCACCCGGGGCTGCGGCCGGTCGAGTTCCTCCGCGAGGTCCGCCGCATTACCGAGGATGCCGGGGCGGCGCTGATCATCGACGAGGTGGTGACCGGGTTCCGGGTCCACCCGGGCGGGGTACAGGCGCTGTTCGACATCCGGGCCGACCTCGTGACCTACGGGAAGGTGGCCGGCGGCGGGATGCCGGTCGGCATCCTGTGCGGCAAGGCGAAGTTCATGGACGCCCTGGACGGCGGGATGTGGCAGTTCGGGGACGACTCGTTCCCCGAGGTCGGCGTCACCTTCTTCGCCGGCACGTTCGTCCGGCACCCGCTGGCGATGGCCGCCGTGCGGGCGGTGCTGCGGCACCTCAAGGCGGCCGGCCCCGAGCTCCAGCGGAAGCTGGGGGAGCGGGTGGCGGCGCTCGCCCACGAGGTCAACGGGGTCTTCAAGGAGTACGGCGTCCCGGCCGAGGTCGAGCAGTTCTCGTCGTGGTTCTACTTCGCGTTCCCGAGCGACCAGCCGTACGCCAGCCTGCTGCATTACCACCTGCGGGAGAAGGGTGTCTTCATCCTGGAGGGCTTCGGCTGCTTCCTGACGACGGCGCACACGGAGGCGGACTACGCGGCCGTGGTCCGGGCGTTCCAGGAGAGCGCGGCCGAGCTCCAGGCCGCCGGGTTCCTGCCCGAGCCGGCCGGCGCGCCCCCGCAACCCGCCCCCGCCCCGGCGGCGGACCTGCCGGCCGAAGTGCTGATGACCGAGCCGCAGTTCGAGATCCTCGTCTCGGCCCGCCTGGGCGACGAGGAGACGTGCGCGTTCAACGAGGCGGTCGCCCTGCACTTCCGCGGGGCGCTCGACGTGCCGGCCCTCCGCGACTCGCTGACCGCCCTGGTGGCCCGGCACGACGCCCTCCGGGCGACGTTCGAGCCGGGCGGCGAGACGTTCCGCGTCCGCGACCCGTTCCCGCTCGACCTGCCGGTGGTGGACCTGTCGGACCGGCCGGAGGCCGACCGCGAGGCGGGGCTGACCGAGCGCGTCCGGGCGGACGCGGCCCGGCCGTTCGACCTCGCGGCCGGGCCGCTGGTCCGGGCGGCCCTCGTCAAACTCGGGCCGGACCGGCACACGTTGTTGTTCACCAGCCACCACATCGTGTTCGACGGTTGGTCCGCCAACGTCGTGCTCGACGAACTGGCCGCGATCTACGCGGCGCGGGTCGCCGGGACCGCCCCGGCCCTGCCGCCGGCCCCGTCGTTCCGGCAGTACGCACTCGACCAGCAGCGGTGGAAGCGGTCGCCCGAGCGGGCCGCGGTCGAGGCGTGGTGGGTGTCGAAGTTTCAGACCCCGGTCACCCCGCTCGAGCTGCCGACCGATCGGCCCCGCGGGGCGGTGAAGTCGTTCAACGGCGACACCGCGCGGCGGACGATCGGCCCGGAGGCGGCCGCGCGGGTCAAGAAGTTCGGGGCGCGGCAAGGGTGTACGCTGTTCGCCACCCTCCTGGCCGGGTTCAAGACGCTGGTCCACCGGCTCAGCGGCCAGTCCGACATCGTCGTCGGCATCCCGGCGGCCGGCCAGTCGCTGCTGGCCGACAGCGCCCTCGTCGGTCAAGGGGTGAACTTCCTCCCGCTGCGGACGTCGTTCGACGGCGACCCGGCGGTCGGCGCCCTGCTCAAGGCAGTGCGGGCGATGACGCTCGACGCATACGACCACCAGAACTACACGTTCGGCAGCCTGGTTCGGAAGCTCGCCGTCCGCCGCGACCCGAGCCGCCTCCCGCTCGTCGAGATCCAGTTCAACCTGGAGAAGCTCGGCGCCGGGCTGACGTTCCCCGGCCTGGAGGCCGAGGTGGACCCGTGCCCGAAGGCGTTCGTGAACTTCGACCTGTTCCTCAACGTGGTCGAGACGCCCACGGGCCTGCTCCTTGACTGCGACTTCAACACGGACCTGTTCGACCGGGAGACGGTGGAACGGTGGATGGGGCACTTCGAGACACTGCTCGAGTCGATGGCCGCCGACCCGGACCAGCCGGTCTCGGCCGTCAACCTGCTCTCCGACGCCGAGCGGCGGCGCCTCGTGGACGAGTGGAACGCCACGCAGTCGGACTTCCCGCGCGACCTGTGCGCCCACCAGCTGATCGAGGCCCAGGCCGCCCGCACGCCGGACGCCGTGGCGGTGGTCGCCGGCGGGCGGCAGCTCACCTACGCCGAACTCGACCGCGGGGCGAACCGCCTCGCCCACGTCCTCCGCGGGCGGGGCGTCGGGGTCGGCAGCCGGGTGGCGATCTGCCTGGACCGCTCGCCCGACATGGTGGTGGCGGTGTTCGGGGTGCTCAAGGCCGGGGCGGCCTACATCCCGCTCGACCCGGAGTTCCCGCCGGAGCGGATCGCGATGGTCGTGGAGGACGCGGACCCAGCCCTCATCCTGACGCGGCGGGAGATCGCGGCCACGCTGTCCCTGCCGGCCGCGAAGGCGGTCTGCGTGGACGCCACCCGGCCGGAGCTCGAAGCCGCCCCTGACACTCGGCTCCCCTCGGCGGCCGCCCCGAGCGACCTCGCCTACGTGATCTTCACCTCGGGCTCGACGGGCAAGCCGAAGGGGGTCGAGATCCCCCACCAGGCGGTCGTCAACTTCCTGGTGTCGATGGCCCGCCAGCCTGGGCTTGGGGCGGACGACGTCCTGCTCGCGGTGACCACGCTGTCGTTCGACATCGCGGTCCTCGAGCTCTACCTACCGCTCATGGTCGGCGGGCGGGTCGTCGTGGCGACCCGCGACGACGCGATGGACGGCAACCGCCTGCTGGCCCTGCTCGGGTCGTCGGGGGCGACGGTGATGCAGGCCACCCCGGCGACCTGGCGGCTCCTCCTCGAGGCCGGGTGGGTCGGCGGGACCGGGCTGAAGGTGCTGTGCGGCGGCGAGGCGCTGCCGCGGGACCTCGCCGACGAGCTCCTCGCTCGGGCTGGGGCGGTCTGGAACATGTACGGGCCGACGGAGACGACGGTGTGGTCGGCCACCTCGCCGGTCGAGCCCGGGCCGGAGCCGGTGCGGGTCGGGCCGCCCATCGCCAACACCGAGTTCTACGTCCTCGACGGCCGGGGCCGGCCGGTCCCGCTCGGGGTGGCCGGGGAGCTGCACATCGGCGGCGACGGGCTGGCCCGCGGGTACTGGAACCGGCCGGAGCTGACCACCGACCGGTTCGTCGCCGACTCGTTCCGCCCTGCCCCGGGGCGGCGGCTGTACAAGACCGGCGATCTCGTCCGGCCGCGCGCGGACGGGACGCTGGAGTTCCTGGGGCGGCTGGACAACCAGGTCAAGATCCGCGGATTCCGCATCGAAACGGGGGATGTGGAGGCGGCGATCAAGCGCTATGCTGGCTTGGTGGATTGCGTCGTCGTCGTCCGCGAGGACGTGCCCGGCCACAAGCAGCTAGTCGCCTATATCGTTGCGGCCGGCGCCCCGCCGTCCCCGGCCGACCTGCGGCGCCACCTGGGGGCACTGCTGCCCGGGTACATGGTCCCGTCGGCGTTCGTTCCGCTGGCCGCTCTGCCGCAGACGCCCAACGGGAAGATCGACCGCCGAGCTTTGCCGGCCCCGGAGGCAGCGGTGGCGGCGGCCGGCGAGCGGGTTCTCCCACGGACCGAGGAGCAAAAACTGTTGGCCGATGTCTGCGCGGCCGTACTCAAGCAACCGGCCGTCTACCTCGACGACAACCTGTTCGACCTCGGCCTGGACTCGTTGCGGCTGTTCCAGATCGTGGCCCGGGCGAAGGACCGCGGGCTGAACCTGACGGTGAAGCAGATTCTGACGGGCCAGACGGTGGCGGTCATTAGCGCGGGGCTCGCGTCCGCGGCTGCCCAGCCCGCCGAGCCGGCCCTGGTCGCGGCCCGCCGGGACAACTACCGCTTCAACCGACCCAAGACCGAGGTGTTAGGGTGA